Sequence from the uncultured Flavobacterium sp. genome:
TTTCTTTTGCTAATAACGCTTTTTTTATTAGGCTTTTTATTAGCTAATCTATTTGGAGATGAGAGGTCTTTTGCCATAAACAAAACTGTTGGTTCTGCTTATACCTTTTCGAATGAAGCCTTGCTAAATGCATTTTTAGCGATCTCTCAGATTCTTTTCATTTTTGGTTATTTGATATTATTCCTTCTTAAGCGAAAGACAAATTATTACATTTCCCTCGCTCATTTTGAGATAATTATAATAGCATTTTATTCCGTTACTTTCGAAAATTTTACCGTTTCGGTACTTTTTGGTGCACTTTCGATTATCCTGTTTTTGATAAATATTTTCAAATCTCAGAAATAAAAACTGCATGATTTTTTATTAAATCGCTTCAAACAATTTCCCTGGTAAAGGTCTAATAACACCTTTGAGTTCCATATTCAAAAGCATTCCTGATATTTTATAAATCGGAAAATCACATTGAAGTGCTATAAAATCCAATATTTCTTTTCCGTTTTTTAAGAGAAAATCATATACTTTTTGCTCATCAGGTTCTAATTCTACAAACAATTGCTTTTGCACCGGTTTTGACTTGTTTTCGACGTCCCAGTTTAAAATATAAACCAAATCGGCAGCTGATGTTAGTACGTTTGCTTTTTGTGTCTTAATTAAGTTATTACAGCCTTGACTGTATTTATCCGTTACTCTTCCGGGAACGGCAAAAACGTCACGGTTATAATCATTGGCTATATTTGCTGTAATTAACGAACCACCTTTGTCAGCAGATTCAATAACAATTGTAGCTTCAGTCATTCCGGCAACAATACGATTTCTACGCACGAAATTCTCTTTATCCGGATTTGAAGAACTCCAAAATTCAGTTATGAATCCACCATTTTCCTCCATTTTTGCAACGTATTTTTTATGCATTTTAGGATAAATTTGGTTTAAGCCATGTGCTAAAACTCCAATCGTCTGCAAGTTGTTTTCGACAGCCAACTGATGCGCTGTAATATCAACTCCGTAGGCAAATCCGCTAACAATCACAGGATCAATCGGAACCAGATCTTCAATAAGTTTTTTGCAGAATTCCATTCCGTAAGAAGTAATCTGACGAGTTCCGACTATACTAATTAATTTTCTATTTTTCAAATTAATGTTTCCCGTGGAAAATATCAAAACCGGCGAATCAATGCAATGTTTCAACCGATCCGGATAATTTTCGTCCTGAAAAAACGAAACATTTATCGCTTTTGATTTTATAAATTCAAGTTCCTGATTGGCTTTTTCGAAAACAATTTTGTCATTCAAATTATTTAATAAAACTCCTCCAACTCCATCAATAGCAGATAATTGATTTCTTTTAGCTTTAAAAACAGCTTCTGCATTTCCGCAATGAGACATCAGTTTTTTGGCCATAATATCTCCAACTCCATCCACTTTTAACAAGGCTAATAAATAAAACAATTCCTGATCTGACATCTGCTAAAATATTATGTAAAATAGAATGTGAAATTCTAATAAATTAATACTGCAAATATGGTTAAAATAAAGTAATTTCTTAATAAAAACAGTAATTTACATTATAGTCTATTTTTAAAAACTAATAACCTAAACCTTAAAATACTGAATATTAATTATCTATAAAAAATTCAGAATTGTTAATAAAAATTGTGAATAAAATTTTGATAACTATATTCATTACCTAACTTTGCTAATATGAAAATCGAAACTTACATAGGACAGTTATTGTATCGTTATCAGTGTGTAACGGTTCCCGGGTTCGGCGCTTTTTTAACCGAAATTCAGTCGGCTCAGCTTAATGAAAGCACAAATTCGTTTTTTCCACCCAAAAAAATGATCTCTTTTAACAGCCATCTAAAAAATAACGATGGACTGCTGGCAAATCATGTCGCAAATGCAGAAAAAACATCTTATGGTTTTGCTGTAAGTGCAATTGCTTTTGAGGTTGTAAGCTGGAAAAAAACATTAGAAGAAAACGGTACTATTTACCTGAAAGGAGTTGGCGAAATTCGCTATAATTCCGAAAAAAATATAATTTTCACACCAAATGATCAGACTAATTATCTAACGAGTTCTTTTGGATTAAGTCCATTTGTTTCGCCGTTGGTTAAGAAAGAAATGTTCGAGAAAAAAATCGAGAAACTTTCAGAAAGAGAAACGGTATCATTGTATGAAAATGAAGAAGAAGGCAGATCAACAAATCCGTTTTTAAAATATGCTGCAATTCTTGTATTAGGTCTTGGAGTTACTGGTAGTATTGGATATCCATTGTACCAAAATCAAATTGCTACCAAAACGTTAATCGTGGAAAGTGCAGTTCAGAAAAAAGTACAAAACAAGATACAAGAAGCTACATTTTTTATACAAAATCCACTTCCTGCAGTTACGCTTTCAGTAGACTCAACAAAAGTTGAAACTGTTGACGAAAAAGTAATGCCATATCACATTATGGCCGGAGCTTACAGAAGCGAGCAAAACGCAAGAAAAGCATATAACCAGTTGATAAAAGACGGTTATAAAGCGAGAATGCTTGGCGAAAACAAACACGGATTATTCCCTGTTTTATACGGAAGTTATGCTACAATGGCAGAAGCTGAAAAAGCACAAAAAGAAATTCAAAAAGGTGAAAATCCAGATGCCTGGATTCTGGTTGAATCACTATAAAAACTTAAAAATCCTGTTCTAACCAACAGGATTTTTTTTTGGCTTATTTTATCTTTAAAAAGACTTTATTCGGCGCTTCAAGTTTTCTTCAGCTACTATTTTTGTTCTTCATTAACAAGAACATAAATAAAATCATGAAGCATAAATTAAAAACATTTTTTGCATTCTTTCTTATCATTTCTGCACAACAATTCTATGCGCAGGATATTGTAACAACTCAAAAAGCTCAGGATGCTTTAGCCAAAAAGGCTGACCAAGAGAGCAAAAGATCATCTGACGAAATTCACAAAAAACTGAATGATGAACAAACCAGATTGAAGAAAGAGCAAAAAACAGTCGAAAATCATCAAAAAGATCTGAAAAAATCTGAAAAAAATCTAGACAAAACAAAACAGAAGATTTCGAAGTTAGAATCTGATAATCAAAAGATTTCCACTAAAATCAACACAAATTCACTTTCTGCGGAGGAATCTCAAAAGCAAGCTATCAAAGTGAAACAAAAAGAACTTGAAATTCAAAAACTTAAGCTGAAACAAATTGATCAGCAAAAAGATTTAAATAAAGTCAAAGCATCACTTTAAACTAAAAAATCCTATTCGCCACGGCAAATAGGATTTTTTTTATTTAGCAATTATTTTCGCATTCTGACTGAGAATCACCTTTTTGCCTTGATAAATTGTGAGTTTCGCCGGAGGCGAGTTTTTTTCGCCCAAAACGATGAATGCACATTCATATTTGTACTTATCTTTTATAAATTCATATTGGTGATTCCCTCCTATTCCTTCAACTACAAGTTCGCCTCTATAGATAATTAAATCAGGCTTTTCAGTCATTTTTTTATCAATGGACCAAGAAACATAACGATAATTATTGTTCCCCAAATTATCGATTCTGATTTTAAATTTAGCCGTTTCTAAAATGCAAATGGGTTTCCAAAAAAAGTTAATACTTGAATCAAGATCCTTCTTTTGCGAAGCTATTAACTTGTTTTTGAGATCTATTTCAAATTTTGACTGATAATTTACTGCCGTTAATCGTCCGTCAACATCCATCCAAATGCTTCCGTGGTTTAACATTATCCCGCGTAAACCCATATCAGACCAGTCTTTTTCAGGATTAGAAGTTGTTATTTCATTTTTTAAAGTCGAATCAAATAGTTCCTCATAACGCTTTACAAAATCTGCTTTATCGGTAATATCCGGTATTGGATATTCTCGTTCCAAAGGATATACAATCCTGTCTCCGATTGCTTCTTTATTATCACTTTTTACGTTGTCAATAAAGCTTTTAACCAACTTTTGATAATCTGCTTTTACATCCTGCGCATCAATCAAACTACTGCAAAAAATCAATAATGCTAAAAATAAATTTCTTGTTTTCATCTTAAAATATTTTTAATCGATTATTAATCTGTTTCTCACAACTTCCTATAAAAGTACTTAATTTATATTTGATTTTTACATTTTTAATTCCTCTTATACAGCTACATAAACTAAAATTTTAATTAAAATATTGCATTCGATTCAATAAAAAAACCTGTTCCACATGGAACAGGTTTTTTATTATTTGGTGATTATTTTTGCGTCTTGAGAAAGTATTTCTTTACCGTTCTTGGAAATCGTCAAACTCGCTGGAGGAGATTCAGATGTGCCCAAAACAATGATCGAACATTGATACAAATAAGAATCTTTTTTGAAATCAAAATGACTATTTCCACCGCTTCCGTCAAAGATCCATAATCCTTTAGTGATCACTAAATCAGGTTTATCACTCATCGATTTGTTAATAGACCATGAAGCATATCTGTAATTTTCTTTTCCTATATCATCAATTCTTATTCTGAATTTAGAGGTTTCCAAAATATAAACCGGAACTTGAAAATAGGCAATAGACGGATGTAACGTTAGTTTTTCTTCAGCAATCAGTTTGCCTTTAAGATCTATCTCTGCTTTCGACTTATAATTAATTGCAATTATCTTTCCGTCAGTGTCAATCCAGATATCACCGCTTCCAAACATAATACCTCTCCAACCAACTTCTGACCAATCTTTTGCAGGATTAGATTTGATGATTTCATTTTTTAAATTCGCATCAAAAATCTCATCATATCTGTTTAAAAAATCAGCTTTGTTCTTGACCGTCGGAATTGGATAATCTCGTCTTAGCGGAAAAGAAATAAACGCCGCAACTCCCTCTTTGTTATTGCTTTTAACACTAGCAATAAAACTCTTTACAAATTTTTGATACTCCGGTTTTAAATCCTGGCCAAAAGTCAATTGACAGCAAAAAATAAAAATAACGAAGTGTATCGCTCTAATTTTCATATATTATTTAATTTATTATTATTCTGATACTTATAAAATTTTGCCATTTAAAAATTGAAATGTGCCTTTAGGTACAAAATATCGGTAAAGAGCACAAATTGAAACAAGTTTAGCGTGCCGTAGGTACGCAACAAAATAGCTACCGATATTTAGTGCCAAACGGCACAAATTACAGACTTTCAACTCTTGATTAACATTAATTATAAAATTACTTAATTAACCCTTTCGATAAACAATTTAGTTTACTACAAACAAATTCATTGCTTTTTCTCTTCGCCAAATTAAATAAATTTTAAAACAAAAAAATCCTGATCGTTTCAAAATCAGGATTATATGTTTTACGTGGAACATTTTTAATTTCAATAAAAAGAATTAATTCTATTTTACATAATGTTAGATGGAAATCTAAAATTTAATCCAGATTTCTTCGGGTTCAAAATCAATTTATACTTGCTTTGAACATTTTAAGTTCATCCCAGGTAAATTCATCTCCATATTTTTCTTTCAACGGACTAAGGGATTCTTCCTGATAAAATTCAAAAGCTTCACGCAATGCCAAAATTTTATCGTAAGGTAAAACATCTGAGATATCGACTTTCTTAGCTTGAATTAGTTTAACCAAATGCGATTCTATTGTTTGAACATTCAGTTTTCTCATTCGCGCAATATCTTCAATGGAATTTTTTGCAAGCCACAAATCATGGGTTTCTTCAACGGTTGTTTTCTTTTCAGCCTTTGGTATGGTTTTATCCAATTTTCTTGCCGTATAACGCACAACAGGCTCTTCTGATTTAAAAATATCAGTGTTCGCCATATTGAATTCCTCGCGGATCTTGGCAATCTTATCTAATTTGTAGTTTTTAATAGCTGTAGACGACAATTTCTCTTTACAGATGGTTTCACCTGCAACAACAATTTCTATTAGTAATTTGGCCTTCATTAAGCGCAAAACTGCTTTCGTTTGCAAATCGTCCAGAAAAGCCAATTCTTCGTAAAACTCTTTAACCTTTTTGAATTTCTGAATTTCGGCCATTTTCTGCAAAAGATCCGTTACCAGTTTGTCCATCGGTTTAAAGAAATAATCATACGCTGCCACTACCCTTTCCTGTACGAAAAACAAATCGACAGTTTCTTTATTGAAAATTTTATTAAGCTGATGAACGAATTTCTGCGAAGGATCAATCAACGCGTCAATAGTTTCTAAACGTTTATGTGCCCAAACGGAATGTTTTGATTTTTCGGATGCAACTGCATTTTCGTTATAGCTAAAACGGTGATTGCGCCATTCCTGAGATAAATCGGCCCAATTAAAACTGTTAATCAAATAGTTGTGAATAAAATTCTTAGTTTCAAAATGCAATGAATGTTTCAAAACATCTTCCGTTGCTTTGTTTAAAGCATAATCCATCACATCCTGATCATTCGAAATACCATTCATTTGTAGCGGAGAAAGCAAAATAAGCCCATTTAAGGACGTTAAACGCGATAATGCTACATATGCTTGTCCGGGTAAAAAAACTTGCGATACATCGAGCGCAGCTTTCTCAAAAGTTAATCCCTGACTTTTATGAACGGTTATTGCCCAAGCCAGTTTTAACGGATAATGTGCAAATGTGCCCAAAACCTCTTCTTCGACTTCTTTTGTGAGATCGTTTACTTTGTATCGAATGTTTTTCCACTCGTATTTTTCGACTTCAATTGTTTTGTTTTCTTCCGGAAAATGAATAAAAATTTCTTCGGGCGAAAGCGATTTTACAACTCCCATTTTTCCGTTGAAATAGCGTTTTTCAAAAGATAAATCATTCTTAACAAACATAACTTGTGCGCCGATCTTCAGTTTTAAATTTTCCTCTACGGGAAATATTTTTTCCGGAAAATCTCCCACAATAAACGGTTGATAAGCAAATTCATTTCCAGCTAAATCGCCAATTGCCAATTCGTTAATCGAATCAGCTTTAGCATTATGCGTGGTAAGTGTAATATATCCCGGATTATTTTTTAAGTCAAAATCAGGCTTAACATATTCGTTCAAAACCTGAATATCCTGAGGCGTAATCTGATTGTTTCGAAGATTGTTCAATACTGAAATAAACGTATCATCTGACTGACGATAAATCTTCGAAAGTTCAATGTATAATGGCGGATTCTGCTGAATTACATGCGAATGAAAAAAGAATTTTCCTTTGTAATAATTGCGTAAAGTTCGCCATTCTTCGTCTCTGATTACAGGCGGAAGCTGCAATAAATCACCAATAAAAAGCACCTGAACGCCACCAAAAGCTTTCGTGTTTTTACGGACGGTCTGCATCATAAAATCTATCGCGTCCAGTAAATCAGCGCGCAACATACTGACTTCATCAATAATCAGCAACTCCATGTTTTTGATGACATTACGCTTAACATTATTCATTTTGAAATGTCGGCGAAGTGTCTCTTTATTCTCGAATTTTACAGTTTCTGTAAACTGCGAAGCTTCTTCATAAGACGGAATAAACGCCGAAAATGGCAATTGAAACATCGAATGAATCGTCACTCCACCGGCATTTAAAGCTGCAATTCCGGTTGGAGCAACAACTACAGTATTTTTGTGCGTTGTGGCAATTATTTCGCGCAAAAGCGTAGTTTTTCCTGTTCCTGCTTTACCAGTCAGGAAGATAGATTTTTGCGTTTGATTGATGAACTGTAAGGTATAAGCTGCTGCTTCTGAAACGTTTTGCATTGGGCGTGTATTGAAAACTAAAAGTATCGCATTTTTATAAAAGAAAAAACCTAAATCTGTAGAGATTTAGGTTTTTAATTTAGTTAGTTTGTTTGGTATTATTTTTTAGCTTCTTCACCCGCTTTAGCAGCTGGTTTTTCTTCAGCTTTAGGTTCTGCTTTATATTTCTCGTTCAAAGCTTTAATGATATCTTTTGTAATATCATATTTCTCTTCAGCGTATAAAATAGATGCTGCATCACCAGTTCCGTAGATATAAGAATAACCGTTTTTCTTACCGTAATCTTTAATGAATTTTTTAACTCCGCTTACTAGAGAATCCATTTCAACACCACTTTCTTGTTGCAATTGTTGAGACAAAGCTTGTTGAGCATAACCCAATTGTTGTTCTCTTTTTTGCAACTCAGCACCTTTTTGTTGAGCCCAAGCCTGACCGTTTGCCTGTGCTTGACTTTGAAAATTAGCAGCGTCTTGTTTAAAACGTGTAATCTCAGCCTGTAGTTGTCTTCCCTTTTCTTCAGCTTGTGCTTTGTATTTTGCTTCAAGGTCTTTTGCTTCAGTGTACTCTTTCATTAAAACCGAAGTATCTACGTAAGCTGTTTTTACTTCCTTAACTTCTGCAGTTTTATTACATGAAACGGCGAAAATTGAAAGTGCGATAATTACTAATGCTTTTTTCATTTTTTGAATTTCTATTTTTTTAATGTATTGAAGACAAAAATATAAAAAAATAAATAGCATCAACATAAAGTTTAAAAAATGCTAGAATTTTATCATATTGTTTTTATTTATCGAAAGAAAAATGTCAATAATTCAACGCTATTAAAAGTGGCTTTCATAGCATTTATTAGAAACACTTTCTCAAAAAAGACATAATTTCTCCTCACTTAGTCTAAAAAATCGCCAGAAACAGGCTTATTTTGCGTTTTAGTCGTTTTTTAAAGCATAAACTGAATGTTGAATACTTTTTTTTCCAATTTGATGTTTTTGAAATTTTTAAAATCGAAAAAAACTCAAAAATCATTTATTGTTCTGAAATTTTTTAAAACCGAAATTCGATTTTCAATATTTTTTAAAATTCTGCTTTTCTAAAAATATAAATTACAATTTTCGATAAATTCAAAATTCCTGACAATTTTCATCTTCATGATTTCAAAATTTCAAATCAGAAAATTTCAGTCGAAAAATTTCAAAAAACACCCGTTTTTTATGGTATTGTTTTTATTTATGGAAGCTTCTTAAAGCATAAAAAACCACTATCGAAAGTGGCTTTTATAGCTTTAATTAGAGACGTTTTCTCAAAAAAGAGGATATTTCCCCTCACTTGAACGGAAAAAGTGCCAGAAACGCGCTTATTTTGCGTTTTAGCTGTTTTTTAAGACATAAATGTGCGATGAATACTCTTTTGTACTGCTCGCTTTTAAATTTGATTTTAAACCAACAAAAAATGCACTCACATAATTCATTTTTCCAGTTTTGTATTTTTCCGATAATAAGCTCACGTAAAAAGAATCAAATTTCATCGGAAGCACTTTTTCCAATTTCATATCGACTTTTTCAAAAAGTGATTGGATCGCTTTTTTAGAGAAATGCCAAAAGTGAATTGGCACATCATAAGCTGCCCAAAATTCATTATAATATTTTGCGTCGTAAGATTTAAAATTTGGAACCGCAACAATTAATGTTCCAGTTGGTTTTAATAAACGCTTCAATTCCTGAATTTGAAATTCCAAATTTGGAACGTGTTCTAAAACGTGCCACATCGTAATTACGTCAAACGAATTATTTTCGAGTTCGCTAATTTCTTCCACAAAAGAAATTCCTTTTTGCTTCGCAATATTTTTTGCTCGTTCGCTTGGTTCTACTCCAACAGTTTTCCAACCATCATTTTTTGCTGTCAATAAAAAATCTCCGGTTCCGGCACCAATGTCCAAAATTTTTCCTTTTTGAGATTGTTCAGCATTTATTAAATTCAGTTTATTTTTTAAAGCAATATTTTTCACAAAGTGATATGCTTTTTCAAATAACGAACGTTTGTTGTCTGTGTGAGAAATATAATCTTCGCTTTCGTAATATCTTCCCAAATTTTGTAATTCAGGTTGCGGAGATGTAATCAACATATCTAAAGTTTCGTCATGATACAATTCGAAAATTTCTTTAGACACAGAATGGTCTTTTACAGTAAGAAAATGTTTTTTGTTTAAAACGTCCATTTTTTAATTATAGGTATTTTGGTTTAATTTCATAGCAAACCCTAAAAGTGAAAATTTCACTTTTAGGGTTTATTGTTTTTAATATTTTTTTTCTTCTATCGTTTCCAATTTATTTTTACAGCCGACATTTTTTCATTTTCAATTCTTGTCTCTGCAATAATTGTAAAACCGTTTTTAATATAAAATGGCATTGGCGATTTATAAAAATCACCATTTTGTTTTACTTCATTTTCATGATCGACAACCCAACCATTCAAACAATTATTTTTACTTTTTATTTCATTCATCAAAAGTGATCCGTTTCCTTTTCCTTGAATTTGATGATCTAAAATTATTGCAAACCAATTTTCATCTTCTCTCAAAAAAGTAAAAGTCCAACCAATTATTTTATCCGAATCATCAACCAACAAATAATGTTTTGTGTTGGGAAGTCCATTCAAATACAAATCAAAATCTTCAATAGTATTCAAATGTAATCGCTCTGGATATTCGTTATTCCAAAGTTGCATTAAGGAATCTTTTTGTTCCAACGTTAAAACATCTTTTTCAATAATCTTCATATTGGCGAAATTTCAGATAAACAGTTTCACGTGGAACAATTTAATCCTTCTTCAAATTATTTACATTTTTTATTCTAGAGGCGCACAGCTGTGCGTCTTTGTTCCAATAATTTTTATTTGTAAAATATATGCTGCACGTTAGATGCACTGCTGTGCATCTCTACAAAATTCAAAATATTAAATTCGTTTCACGTGGAACAAATAAAATTAAATTACATGATCTCACATTCGATTAAACAATCTAAAATCAAAAAAAATCATAAATAGTTTCACGTGGAACATTTTAAAATTTGTTTCAAGTTATAATAGTTTCAGGTTTCAAATCTCAACAACATGAAACTTGAAACCTGAAACAAAATCAACCTTACTATCTTCCCATATAAATCAACAATACGGAAATATCACTTGGTGACACTCCGCTTATTCTTGAAGCTTGAGAAATTGTTACAGGACGAATCTTGCTTAATTTTTGTTTCGCTTCAATTGACATTGATTTGATTTTGTTGTAATCGAAATTCTCTGGAATTTTCACTTCTTCTAAACGAGTAAGTTTATCAGCGTTGTTTCTTTCCTTTTCGATATAACCCGAATATTTAACCTGAATTTCTGCTTGTTCTAAAATCTCCTGATCCAAATCATTCTCTTCTACATATGCTGCAACTTTTTCAAATTTCATCATATCTTCCAAATCAATCTGCGGACGTGAGAAAACTTTAAACATTTTATCACCTTGCGTAATCGGAGCTGTTTCTTTCGCTTCCAAAATTGGATTTGTTTCCGCAACTGAAACACTCGTTTCTCTGAAGAAAGCAACCATCTTTTCAGATTCATTTAATTTCTTCTCCATTCGGCGTAAACGTTTTTCAGAAGCAAGACCAATTTCATGAGACATTGGCGTTAATCTAAAGTCGGCATTATCTTGACGCAACAATGTTCTATATTCTGCTCTTGATGTAAACATACGATATGGTTCTTCCGTTCCTTTCGTAATCAAGTCATCAATCAAAACTCCAATATAAGCTTCATCACGTTTTAAAATCAACGGCGCTTTTTCATGCACTTTTAAATGCGCATTTATTCCAGCCATCAAACCTTGCGAAGCTGCTTCTTCATATCCTGTTGTTCCGTTAATTTGTCCGGCAAAATATAAACCTTCAACTAACTTTGTTTCCAAAGTATGTTTCAATTGTGTTGGCGGGAAATAATCATATTCGATCGCATAACCTGGACGGAAGAATTTCACTTTCTCAAAACCTGCAACAGAACTCAAAGCTTTGAATTGAATATCCTCCGGAAGCGAAGTTGAAAATCCATTCACATAAACTTCACAAGTATTCCAACCTTCCGGTTCAACAAATAATTGGTGACGTTCTTTATCAGCAAAACGATTAATCTTATCTTCTATCGAAGGGCAATATCTTGGACCTAAACTTTTGATTCTTCCGTTGAACATTGGCGAACGATCAAAACCTTCTCTCAAAATATCATGAACATCCAACGACGTGTATGTCATGTGACAAGATCTTTGATGCGTTAACGGAACGGTTAAATCCGAATAAGAAAACTTATCCGGTTTTGCATCTCCTTTTTCTTCGTTCATTTTCGAATAATCCAAAGAACGTCCATCAACTCGTGGCGGTGTTCCTGTTTTCATTCTTCCTGATTCAAAACCGGCTTTCACCAAATCTTCTGTGATTCCTGTTGCGGCACTTTCACCTGCTCTTCCTCCTCCGAATTGTTTTTCTCCAATATGAATCAAACCATTCAAAAAAGTTCCGTTTGTCAACACTACAGATTTGGATCGAATCTCTACTCCTAACGAAGTTCTGATTCCTTTTATCTTTCCGTTCTCGATAATCAAACCTTTCACCATCTCTTGGTAGAAATCCAAATTTGGAGTTCCCTCCAACATCATTCTCCATTCTTCGGCAAAACGCATTCGATCACTTTGAACTCTTGGCGACCACATTGCAGGTCCTTTTGATTTGTTCAACATCTTAAATTGAATTGCCGTGCGATCGGAAACAATTCCTGAATATCCACCAAGCGCATCAATCTCACGCACAATTTGTCCTTTTGCAATTCCTCCCATCGCTGGGTTGCAAGACATCTGTGCAATGTTCTGCAGACTCATAGTAACCAATAAAGTTTTTGATCCTAAATTTGCGGCCGCTGCCGCGGCTTCAGATCCAGCATGACCTGCACCAACTACAATAACATCGTATTCTTCTAAAAACATTTTGTTTTATTATTCTCTGCAAACCGTTTAAGGCGATTCTCAGAATTACTTTTTAGTCCTTTTTTGTTCCACGTGGAACGGCGCTAACGCGCAAAATTCAAATATTCAAATTCAAGAACACAATCTAGAAAACCCAAATTACGTCTTAAACCATATAAATCTGTTCCACGTGGAACAGATTTAATAAACACATTTTTCAATCTTTCAATCAAATTTCCTAAACGAAGCTCCTGTTCCACGTGAAACATTCATGATTCTTTCAAAAGAAAACTCAACTTGATAATTCAAAACTCAACATAAAATCGAAACTCAGATGATTTCAAAATCACATATTCTATTCTCAAAATTCAAAAAACTGTTCCACGTGAAACATCATTTTTACAATTTCGAATATTCAAAATCTAAAATATCAATCTTTCAAATGCATCTTGTTCGACATCGAACGATTTAAAAAATAAATTTTCAAACAAGAAAAACAAAATCAAAACCAAAAAATTTCATGTTCCACGTGAAACACTTTATATTAAAAAATCAAAGTTAAATCTCTATCAGTTTTTCTAAAATTACACTTAGAAAGTTCCACGTGGAACACTCTAATTTTAAAATTTCAAATATGTTTCACGTGGAACGTTTGAAAATCTACCAATCTAAATAAACATGTTTCACGTGGAACATAAATTTTTTGTTATTCAAAAGTGGTTTAATTACTGTTCCACGTGAAACATTGTAATTTTTTCATCCTCTTTTGAACGCATAAGTTCAGCTTCAGAATCGCTCTTATCTTTGTATCCACAATAATGTAGTATACCGTGAGCAAGAACACGTTTCAATTCTTCGATAAAAGAAACATTAAAATCCTTAGCATTATCTTCTACTCTTTCAACAGAAACAAATATATCTCCGTTTAATTCGTTACCAACTGTATAATCAAAACTGATAATATCTGTTAGTGTATCGTGGTTTAGATATTCTACATTTATCTTATGAAGATATTCATCGTCACAAAAAATGTAATTTATCTCACCTTCGTTTTTGTTTTCAGACACGATTACAGCACT
This genomic interval carries:
- a CDS encoding GNAT family N-acetyltransferase, which encodes MKIIEKDVLTLEQKDSLMQLWNNEYPERLHLNTIEDFDLYLNGLPNTKHYLLVDDSDKIIGWTFTFLREDENWFAIILDHQIQGKGNGSLLMNEIKSKNNCLNGWVVDHENEVKQNGDFYKSPMPFYIKNGFTIIAETRIENEKMSAVKINWKR
- the mnmG gene encoding tRNA uridine-5-carboxymethylaminomethyl(34) synthesis enzyme MnmG, giving the protein MFLEEYDVIVVGAGHAGSEAAAAAANLGSKTLLVTMSLQNIAQMSCNPAMGGIAKGQIVREIDALGGYSGIVSDRTAIQFKMLNKSKGPAMWSPRVQSDRMRFAEEWRMMLEGTPNLDFYQEMVKGLIIENGKIKGIRTSLGVEIRSKSVVLTNGTFLNGLIHIGEKQFGGGRAGESAATGITEDLVKAGFESGRMKTGTPPRVDGRSLDYSKMNEEKGDAKPDKFSYSDLTVPLTHQRSCHMTYTSLDVHDILREGFDRSPMFNGRIKSLGPRYCPSIEDKINRFADKERHQLFVEPEGWNTCEVYVNGFSTSLPEDIQFKALSSVAGFEKVKFFRPGYAIEYDYFPPTQLKHTLETKLVEGLYFAGQINGTTGYEEAASQGLMAGINAHLKVHEKAPLILKRDEAYIGVLIDDLITKGTEEPYRMFTSRAEYRTLLRQDNADFRLTPMSHEIGLASEKRLRRMEKKLNESEKMVAFFRETSVSVAETNPILEAKETAPITQGDKMFKVFSRPQIDLEDMMKFEKVAAYVEENDLDQEILEQAEIQVKYSGYIEKERNNADKLTRLEEVKIPENFDYNKIKSMSIEAKQKLSKIRPVTISQASRISGVSPSDISVLLIYMGR
- the ybeY gene encoding rRNA maturation RNase YbeY, producing the protein MINFNYETEFTLDNEQAFADWLSAVIVSENKNEGEINYIFCDDEYLHKINVEYLNHDTLTDIISFDYTVGNELNGDIFVSVERVEDNAKDFNVSFIEELKRVLAHGILHYCGYKDKSDSEAELMRSKEDEKITMFHVEQ